The following coding sequences lie in one Yamadazyma tenuis chromosome 3, complete sequence genomic window:
- a CDS encoding nucleoside-diphosphate-sugar epimerase (COG:V; EggNog:ENOG503NVWR), whose amino-acid sequence MNNFIRGFRYLKAARTISGGSNCNCHDDTVINFPYDFGNELQPVVNTKNPELHLVQLIEKGYSVVGTVRSKEKGESLVANLPKNFQYEVVSDIVKPGAFDEALKKHPEVVGFFHTASPVSMVADDVENDIIRPAIEGTKNVLSAVQQFGTNVKRFVYTSSNAAIVSPTDNKDSVVTEESWCNLGRHEVSIGLPGYKISKTYAEKEVWASSEKSSFTFNIVNPTFVFGPQAFASEAKGTLNFSADLITRLASLKEGDEIPPMVGGFVDVRDVARAHIFAYETELDKTRLYLFEEMFTSWLAVDIIRENFPELASIPKGDPYTALIVGNIAQFDNKNTKALIEPFSSVKQSVIDTVQQFLENN is encoded by the exons atGAACAATTTCATAAGAGGCTTCCGGTACTTGAAGGCTGCCAGAACCATTAGTGGGGGCTCCAACTGCAACTGCCACGACGATACTGTGATCAATTTTCCGTATGATTTTGGAAATGAGCTTCAGCCGGTGGTAAATACAAAGAATCCT GAGCTACACTTGGTTCAATTGATCGAAAAGGGATACTCTGTCGTTGGTACTGTCAGAAGTAAGGAAAAAGGAGAAAGTTTGGTGGCCAACTTGCCCAAAAATTTCCAATATGAAGTGGTTTCTGATATCGTCAAGCCGGGAGCTTTTGATgaagctttgaaaaaaCACCCTGAAGTGGTAGGTTTTTTCCACACCGCTTCTCCTGTATCTATGGTGGCAGACGATGTGGAGAATGATATCATTCGCCCTGCCATTGAAGGTACCAAAAACGTTCTCTCTGCAGTTCAACAGTTTGGCACCAATGTGAAGAGATTTGTCtacacttcttcaaatgccGCCATTGTATCTCCTACTGACAACAAGGATAGTGTGGTGACTGAAGAGTCTTGGTGTAATCTCGGAAGACATGAAGTCAGCATTGGTTTGCCTGGGTacaagatctccaagaCCTACGCTGAAAAGGAGGTTTGGGCGTCTAGTGAAAAGTCAAgtttcaccttcaacattGTTAACCCAACTTTTGTATTTGGACCACAAGCGTTTGCATCTGAAGCCAAAGGAACCTTGAACTTCAGTGCTGATCTTATTACTCGTTTAGCGTCTTTGAAGGAAGGCGATGAGATCCCACCTATGGTAGggggttttgtggatgtcaGAGATGTTGCTAGAGCTCACATATTTGCTTATGAGACTGAACTTGACAAGACCCGGCTCTACTTGTTCGAAGAAATGTTCACTTCTTGGCTTGCTGTGGATATCATTCGTGAGAACTTCCCTGAACTCgcttcaattccaaagGGAGACCCTTACACAGCCCTTATTGTCGGAAACATTGCTCAGTtcgacaacaagaacaCTAAGGCTTTGATTGAACCCTTCAGCAGCGTAAAACAATCCGTTATTGACACtgttcaacaatttcttgaGAATAACTAG
- a CDS encoding uncharacterized protein (EggNog:ENOG503NVEH; COG:Q), with translation MSNDPLKLQRRSLTPFLSKRVPPIPSEDERKVCPEKKSNWISQLFFLWLNPILKVGYKRTLQVDDMYLLADTTKVEYLATQFNSYFEHYLQIAQEQHIANKCTERGETVPTSSVDPDDDLADFKVPRKMFLWCLFLTCKWQYTFAAVSVTVAGLLNCLTPLVTKELIKYVEMKALGLEHHTGRGVGLAIGVPIMLISGSLCISQGFYRGMLTGAQLKGVLTKAILEKSFRLNPQSRHQFPASKITSMMSTDTARIDFAAGFQPFLISFPSSLICILVVLIVNLGASALMGFAVLVVFLVGIGGVSKKMFAVRKSATVFTDQRVNYIKEVLNNLKIIKFYSWEEAYFKIISDVRTKEMDRLYVMQGMRNIVITFSSTLSTFASIAAFLVLYSTGSSKSNPANIFSSISLFNVFSSLVFMVPMALSSLMDALVGIDRIGNFLNATEVAADEGRAVLSPEAAEKMNENGLALRLSKASFEWEKFDDFEEEDEKTKKKRLKQEKKDEKKRKKMLKKGLKVEVSKEELSDVAEKTPDSDTASFDNETFPGLNDLDFVLKKGEFVVVTGSIGSGKSSLLNAVAGFMKKSAGTVDINGSLTFCGQPWIQNTSVKENILFGAELDEKKYKDVIYACSLESDLEILPAGDRTEIGERGVTLSGGQKARINLARSVYADNDIILLDDVLSAVDARVGKHIMENCILGLLKDKTRILATHQLSLIGAADRIIFLNGDGSVSIGTGQELERTNPGYTKLMTFNIQDDDSEEEHESDGDLEVVEEERLHIVRQLTRTTTDKSKISVIDEEAIHKDYNQDQSVSGRLAEDEGQSVNSIGLQVYKRYVKLGQGIFKHYSILLVIAIFLAIAIFCTLFTNTWLSFWTGKKFHNRSDRFYIGIYVMFGVLSFIFILIGFTAVGYLTNRASRELNILTIEKVIYSPMSFLDTTPMGRIINRFTKDTDVLDNEISDQLRFTLFVSSFTIGVLILCIIYLPWFAIAVPPFFLSVFLIGEFYQSSAREIKRIEAVQRSFVYNNFNETLVGRETITSYNSERRFLDKNDYYTDRMNEAYYLTIASQRWVGVFLEAITCVLPLVVGLLSVLGVFNLSASSVGLLVSYVTSIAGQISFMVRSYTQVENGMNSTERLCDFAFDLEQEAAFEIPETKPDPTWPQQGQIEFTNVSMAYREGLPLVLKHLDATIKPQEKIGICGRTGAGKSSLVTALYRMSELNAGLITIDGVDISKIGLKDLRTKLSIIPQDPVLFRGTIRKNLDPFEQSSDEKLWDALRKSGLIEADRLDAIIRQQKGDENLFKFHLDQPVEDEGTNFSLGERQLISLARALVRDSKILILDEATSSVDYETDSKIQETIVREFSQCTILCIAHRLRTIVNYDKILVLDKGEVKEFDSPWNLYNQQDSIFQQMCFKSKIEAEDFTRKF, from the coding sequence ATGTCTAATGATCCATTGAAGCTTCAAAGGAGATCTTTGACCCCGTTTCTCTCCAAGCGGGTGCCTCCTATCCCCCTGGAAGACGAACGGAAAGTTTGTCCGGAGAAAAAATCCAATTGGATCAGCCAGTTGTTCTTCCTTTGGTTAAATCCGATTCTTAAAGTAGGATACAAGAGAACTCTTCAGGTGGATGATATGTACTTGCTTGCAGACACCACTAAAGTAGAATACTTGGCAACACAGTTCAACTCTTACTTTGAACATTACTTGCAAATCGCACAGGAGCAGCATATTGCAAACAAGTGTACGGAAAGAGGAGAAACTGTACCTACATCATCTGTTGACCCAGATGACGACTTGGCAGACTTCAAAGTACCAAGAAAGATGTTTTTGTGGTGCTTGTTCTTGACGTGCAAATGGCAATATACTTTTGCAGCCGTTAGTGTAACTGTGGCTGGGTTGTTGAATTGTTTGACACCACTCGTAACgaaggagttgatcaagtacGTGGAAATGAAGGCATTGGGCCTCGAACACCACACCGGCCGGGGTGTGGGCCTCGCTATTGGTGTGCCAATAATGTTGATATCTGGTTCCTTATGTATAAGTCAGGGTTTCTACAGGGGAATGTTAACGGGTGCACAATTGAAGGGAGTTTTGACCAAAGCCATTTTGGAAAAATCATTCCGATTGAACCCCCAGCTGAGACACCAGTTTCCTGCTTCCAAGATCACATCGATGATGAGCACCGATACTGCAAGAATCGATTTTGCTGCTGGCTTCCAACCgttcttgatatctttcCCTTCTTCCTTGATCTGTATTCTCGTGGTGTTGATCGTCAACCTTGGGGCCTCGGCCTTGATGGGGTTTGCGGTGTTGGTAGTATTTCTCGTGGGAATTGGCGGTGTttcgaagaagatgtttgCAGTTAGAAAACTGGCCACTGTGTTTACCGACCAGAGAGTCAACTACATCaaagaggtgttgaacaacttgaagatcatcaagttctacTCGTGGGAAGAGGCttacttcaagatcataTCCGACGTGAGAACTAAAGAAATGGACCGACTTTACGTCATGCAAGGAATGAGAAACATCGTCATTACCTTCAGTTCCACCTTGTCTACCTTCGCTTCTATTGCAGctttcttggtgttgtaTTCGACTGGTTCGAGCAAGAGTAATCCTGCCAACATCTTTTCTTCGATTTCCTTGTTCAATGTTTTTAGTTCGTTGGTATTCATGGTTCCTATGGCCTTGAGCTCATTGATGGATGCTTTGGTGGGTATTGACAGAATTggaaacttcttgaacgCAACCGAAGTTGCTGCTGACGAAGGAAGAGCGGTTTTGTCTCCCGAAGCCGCTGAGAAAATGAATGAGAACGGGTTGGCTCTCAGGTTAAGTAAGGCCAGCTTCGAGTGGGAAaagtttgatgatttcgaggaggaagacgaaaagaccaagaaaaagagattgaagcaggaaaagaaggacGAGAAAAAGCGcaagaagatgttgaaaaaggGCTTGAAGGTTGAAGTATCCAAGGAAGAGCTCTCTGATGTAGCCGAAAAGACTCCTGACTCAGACACTGCCAGCTTTGACAACGAGACTTTCCCTGGCTTGAACGATCTTGACTTTGTCCTCAAAAAGGGTGAATTTGTGGTCGTCACCGGCCTGATCGGTTCTGGAAAATCTTCTCTTTTAAATGCTGTTGCAGGTTTCATGAAAAAGTCTGCTGGAactgttgatatcaatgGTTCCTTGACCTTCTGCGGTCAGCCTTGGATTCAGAATACTTCAGTCAAAGAAAATATCTTGTTTGGGGCCGAACTcgatgaaaagaagtacAAAGATGTAATCTATGCTTGTTCCTTGGAAAgtgacttggaaatcttaCCAGCTGGCGACAGAACtgaaattggtgaaagagGTGTAACCTTGTCTGGAGGTCAAAAGGCCCGTATTAATTTGGCTCGTTCCGTTTATGCTGATAATGATATCATCTTGTTAGACGATGTTTTGTCTGCGGTAGATGCCagagttggaaaacatATCATGGAAAACTGTATTTTGGGTTTGTTAAAAGACAAAACCAGAATTTTGGCTACCCACCAGTTGTCTTTAATCGGTGCTGCTGATAGGATTATCTTTTTGAATGGGGATGGATCCGTTTCAATCGGCACTGGTCAGGAATTGGAGCGTACCAACCCAGGCTACACGAAATTGATGACTTTCAACATTCAAGACGACGatagtgaagaagaacatgAATCTGATGGTgaccttgaagttgtagAAGAGGAGAGACTTCACATAGTAAGGCAGCTCACAAGAACCACAACAGATAAATCGAAAATCCTGGTGATCGACGAAGAAGCTATCCACAAAGACTACAACCAGGATCAGTCTGTCAGTGGAAGATTGGCAGAAGATGAAGGACAATCCGTTAATAGCATTGGATTACAGGTCTATAAGAGATATGTCAAATTGGGCCAAGGAATTTTCAAGCATTATTCCATTCTCCTTGTTATTGCAATATTTTTGGCTATTGCTATTTTTTGCACCCTTTTCACCAATACATGGTTGTCTTTCTGGACAGGAAAAAAATTTCATAATAGATCGGACAGATTCTATATTGGTATCTACGTCATGTTTGGTGTGTTGTCCTTCATCTTTATTTTGATTGGCTTCACGGCAGTGGGCTACTTGACCAATCGTGCATCAAGAGAGTTGAATATCTTGacaattgaaaaagtcattTATTCGCCTATGTCGTTTTTGGACACTACTCCCATGGGAAGAATTATCAATAGATTTACAAAAGACACAGATGTTTTGGATAACGAAATTTCCGATCAGTTGAGATTCACcctttttgtttcttccTTTACCATTGGTGTTTTAATTCTTTGTATCATTTACTTGCCTTGGTTTGCTATTGCTGTCCCACCATTTTTCTTACTGGTTTTCCTAATCGGCGAATTTTATCAATCTTCTGCCAGAGAAATCAAGAGAATCGAAGCAGTGCAAAGATCTTTTGTCtacaacaacttcaacgaaaCGTTGGTTGGAAGAGAAACCATTACGTCCTACAATTCAGAAAGAAGAttcttggacaagaacGATTATTACACCGACAGAATGAATGAAGCTTACTACCTCACAATTGCCAGTCAACGTTGGGTTGGTGTCTTTTTGGAAGCTATCACTTGTGTACTTCCATTGGTTGTTGGCTTGTTGTCTGTACTCGGAGTTTTCAATCTCAGTGCTTCCTCAGTTGGTTTGCTTGTTTCTTATGTTACTTCTATCGCTGGCCAAATTTCGTTTATGGTTAGAAGTTACACACAAGTTGAGAATGGAATGAATTCCACAGAAAGACTTTGTGACTTTGCTTTTGACTTGGAACAAGAAGCAGCTTTTGAAATTCCAGAAACAAAGCCTGATCCAACCTGGCCTCAACAAGGTCAAATCGAATTCACCAACGTTTCGATGGCTTACAGAGAAGGCTTGCCTTTGGTATTGAAACACTTAGATGCTACCATTAAACCACAAGAGAAAATTGGAATCTGTGGTAGAACTGGGGCTGGAAAATCCTCTCTTGTTACTGCTTTGTACAGAATGTCGGAGTTGAATGCTGGTCTCATCACTATCGACGGTGTTGACATCTCCAAAATTGGATTGAAGGACTTGAGAACCAAGTTATCTATTATTCCCCAGGATCCTGTTTTGTTCAGAGGTACCATCCGTAAGAATTTGGACCCATTTGAACAAAGCTCGGATGAGAAGTTGTGGGATGCCTTAAGAAAATCCGGTTTAATTGAAGCTGATAGGTTGGATGCTATTATCAGACAGCAAAAGGGTGATGagaatttgttcaaattccACCTTGACCAGCCTGTTGAAGACGAAGGTACAAACTTCTCTTTGGGAGAACGGcaattgatttctttggctaGAGCTTTGGTCAGAGACTCCAAGATTCttattttggatgaagctacttcttctgttgattATGAAACTGATTCTAAGATCCAGGAAACCATTGTCAGAGAATTCAGCCAGTGTACCATCTTATGTATTGCTCATAGATTGAGAACCATTGTCAACTATGATAAAATCTTGGTGCTTGACAAGGGAGAAGTCAAAGAGTTTGACTCTCCTTGGAACTTGTATAACCAGCAAGACAGTATCTTCCAGCAAATGTgcttcaagtccaaaattGAAGCTGAGGACTTCACGAGAAAATTTTAA